From Denitrovibrio acetiphilus DSM 12809, the proteins below share one genomic window:
- a CDS encoding sensor histidine kinase, with protein sequence MSISKKVFWIFLSVIILIFALGATIYTYQMGSSRMHNVLHILLRFNNSVYKLREQHMIVANSDSPSAIYDLQKSVSEMNKVSKDLTGELSSVILYDISTASLPADIINYHKAINDYVHQNRYQVSLDNAMLEYRVKLYHNLHRNSNIKDTYFNFLGMHVEEFRKTNDPDKLKEIREKLLGLKTQTDQEELFMLVDRMIETLEKMYVSKLTIQEKEEYLKLTSENFLTVTTRLSQKLQERDKELNRILGLTASFISVLSVMVAFLYWVFINKYVQNFLKNQSEVMQAIRTRELKKDMAPFSSDELGELTGKMWQMAHELQEKDHELVRSEEKYRTYINSTPIAVFVSDMNRSIIEVNQGAVNMLGYTTDEFMQLNMKDLLVKDTDNSDNMEYDSLSEQGRLSFEKILVSKRGREVHVGISSIKLNEDRFIAFCLDISDRVRLEKELKQMNETLLEKVKDEVDKNMRQDQIIQQQKKLADMGMMISAIAHQWRQPLNALALYIQDVKDEFDMGEVSEEYLDNFENNSMDLIAHMSKTIDDFRDFFLPDKNVTEFSVIYELTDLIRLFNVQIAAKDIDLDFECLCKNGQQQCVELSEQRACKNTDSVVKGYPGEFKQVIINLMYNSVDSIIDLMNSGKLHRGKISMSVATKPSSLVVKICDNGVGISAEVRQHLFEPYFTTKPEGKGTGIGLYMSKAIIENHMSGKIYYIEQEDGACFAIELPTDG encoded by the coding sequence ATGTCAATCAGTAAAAAAGTTTTTTGGATATTTCTTTCAGTTATAATTCTCATCTTTGCTCTTGGCGCAACGATTTATACCTATCAGATGGGCAGCAGCAGAATGCATAATGTTCTGCACATTTTACTGCGTTTTAACAACAGTGTATATAAGCTGCGTGAGCAGCACATGATAGTGGCAAACAGCGACAGTCCTTCTGCTATCTATGACCTTCAAAAGAGTGTTTCGGAGATGAATAAAGTCAGTAAAGACCTTACTGGCGAGCTGTCCAGTGTTATTTTGTACGACATAAGTACTGCGTCTCTTCCTGCTGATATTATAAATTACCATAAAGCTATTAACGATTATGTACACCAGAATAGGTATCAGGTTTCGCTTGATAACGCAATGTTGGAATATCGTGTTAAGCTTTATCACAATTTACACCGGAATTCAAATATCAAAGACACCTATTTTAATTTTCTGGGTATGCATGTTGAAGAATTTCGTAAGACAAATGACCCTGATAAACTTAAAGAGATAAGAGAAAAACTCCTTGGGCTGAAGACGCAGACTGATCAGGAAGAGCTTTTTATGCTGGTTGATAGAATGATTGAAACTCTTGAGAAAATGTACGTCAGTAAACTTACAATACAGGAAAAAGAGGAGTATCTGAAACTTACATCAGAAAATTTCCTGACAGTAACCACTAGGCTTAGTCAGAAGCTTCAGGAGAGAGACAAAGAACTGAATAGGATTCTTGGGCTTACAGCTAGTTTTATAAGTGTGCTGAGTGTTATGGTGGCTTTTCTTTACTGGGTCTTTATCAATAAATATGTTCAGAATTTTCTGAAAAATCAGTCAGAAGTCATGCAGGCAATCCGAACCCGTGAGCTTAAGAAGGATATGGCTCCGTTCAGCTCTGATGAACTGGGGGAACTCACAGGTAAAATGTGGCAGATGGCTCATGAACTTCAGGAGAAAGATCATGAACTCGTAAGGAGTGAAGAGAAATACCGTACTTATATAAATTCGACTCCTATTGCTGTTTTTGTCTCGGATATGAACAGGAGCATCATTGAGGTAAATCAGGGGGCGGTGAATATGCTTGGTTATACCACAGATGAATTCATGCAGCTTAATATGAAAGACCTTCTGGTAAAAGATACTGATAATTCAGATAATATGGAATACGATTCTCTTAGTGAACAGGGCAGACTCAGTTTTGAGAAAATACTTGTTTCCAAAAGAGGTCGTGAAGTTCATGTGGGAATTAGCTCTATCAAGCTTAATGAAGACAGGTTCATTGCGTTCTGTCTTGATATTTCCGACAGAGTGAGGCTCGAAAAAGAACTTAAGCAGATGAATGAGACCCTTCTTGAAAAAGTTAAGGATGAAGTTGATAAAAATATGCGTCAGGATCAGATCATTCAACAGCAGAAGAAACTGGCTGATATGGGTATGATGATCAGCGCTATTGCTCACCAGTGGCGTCAGCCCCTTAATGCGCTTGCCCTTTACATTCAGGATGTGAAGGACGAATTTGACATGGGGGAAGTGTCTGAGGAATATCTGGACAACTTTGAGAACAATTCAATGGATCTTATTGCTCATATGTCTAAAACAATTGATGATTTTCGGGATTTTTTCCTGCCTGACAAGAATGTTACGGAGTTTAGTGTTATTTACGAGCTGACGGATCTTATCAGACTTTTTAATGTTCAGATAGCGGCAAAAGATATAGATCTCGATTTTGAATGCTTATGTAAAAATGGTCAGCAGCAATGTGTTGAACTTAGTGAACAGAGGGCATGTAAAAATACTGACAGCGTAGTAAAAGGTTACCCTGGGGAATTCAAGCAGGTTATTATAAATCTCATGTATAACAGCGTGGACTCTATAATTGATCTTATGAATTCAGGAAAGCTTCATAGAGGTAAAATAAGCATGTCTGTGGCTACAAAACCATCCAGTTTGGTCGTTAAGATTTGTGATAATGGGGTTGGTATTTCGGCTGAGGTCAGACAGCATCTTTTTGAGCCTTATTTTACAACTAAACCGGAAGGGAAGGGGACTGGGATAGGCTTGTATATGTCCAAGGCCATCATCGAAAACCATATGAGCGGAAAAATATACTACATAGAACAGGAAGATGGGGCGTGTTTTGCGATAGAGCTGCCCACCGATGGCTAG
- the ald gene encoding alanine dehydrogenase, whose amino-acid sequence MIVGILKEIKKDENRVSMTPAGAEILVQAGHSVVVESTAGVNSGFTNEAYVNAGVGVMPDAEAVYNKADMVLHVKEPQPEEYGMIRPDQIIFTYLHLAADKMLTEALIKSNAVCIAYETIQSSNGSLPLLTPMSEVAGRMAAQEGAKYLEMSFGGKGKLLGGVPGVEPGTVVVLGGGVVGINAAKIACGLGARVYIADMSLDRLRYLSDVMPKNCIPVMSSPDTVRKLIADADVVIGAVLLPGAKAPKLITADMLRLMQPGTVLVDVAIDQGGCFETSRPTTHSDPVYTIDGIIHYCVANMPGAVAKTSTMALTNATLPYILNIAGKGWKGAMTEDPETAKGANIISGQVTCKGVADAFGMKYKNITELLN is encoded by the coding sequence ATGATAGTCGGTATCCTAAAAGAGATTAAAAAAGATGAAAATAGAGTTTCTATGACACCCGCAGGAGCAGAAATACTAGTGCAGGCAGGGCATAGTGTCGTAGTGGAGTCAACAGCAGGTGTTAACAGCGGATTCACCAACGAAGCATATGTTAACGCAGGGGTTGGCGTTATGCCAGATGCAGAAGCAGTCTATAACAAAGCCGATATGGTTTTGCATGTCAAAGAGCCCCAGCCCGAAGAGTACGGAATGATCCGACCAGACCAGATAATATTCACATACCTGCACCTCGCTGCGGACAAAATGCTCACAGAGGCTCTCATAAAAAGTAATGCAGTCTGCATAGCTTATGAAACAATACAGAGCAGTAACGGCTCGCTCCCGCTTTTGACACCAATGAGTGAGGTTGCAGGCAGGATGGCTGCTCAGGAGGGAGCAAAATATCTGGAAATGTCTTTCGGAGGCAAAGGGAAGCTTCTCGGCGGTGTCCCCGGTGTGGAACCTGGAACTGTCGTTGTACTGGGAGGCGGTGTGGTAGGCATCAATGCAGCCAAAATAGCATGCGGACTGGGAGCAAGGGTTTATATCGCAGACATGTCACTTGACAGATTGCGCTATCTCTCAGATGTGATGCCAAAAAACTGTATTCCTGTGATGTCCTCTCCTGACACGGTCAGAAAACTTATAGCCGATGCTGATGTTGTAATCGGTGCAGTGCTTTTACCCGGAGCAAAAGCGCCAAAACTTATCACAGCGGACATGCTAAGACTTATGCAGCCTGGAACAGTTCTGGTAGATGTAGCCATAGATCAAGGGGGGTGTTTTGAGACATCACGTCCTACAACACATTCCGATCCGGTATATACAATAGACGGCATAATACATTACTGCGTGGCAAATATGCCCGGTGCTGTGGCAAAAACATCAACAATGGCATTAACTAACGCAACACTTCCATACATTCTCAATATTGCAGGCAAAGGGTGGAAAGGAGCTATGACAGAAGATCCCGAAACAGCCAAAGGCGCTAACATTATAAGTGGGCAGGTCACATGCAAAGGTGTCGCCGATGCATTCGGCATGAAATATAAAAATATTACAGAACTGCTGAACTAG
- a CDS encoding rhodanese-like domain-containing protein — protein sequence MKPKLIILLLILSIAATSNAFMQSPKSRDQELSTALYKTGIKIIDIRTKREWKRTGIVKGSYIMTFYNEKGQYDAEKFVRKLKKIVNPQEPFGIICNSGNRTARVVKFLRQAGFSQAIDLKGGVIAAARHNVPFERYTN from the coding sequence ATGAAACCAAAACTTATTATCCTGCTTTTAATATTATCCATAGCAGCCACCAGCAACGCATTTATGCAAAGCCCAAAAAGCAGAGATCAGGAGCTATCAACAGCACTTTATAAAACAGGCATAAAAATCATAGACATACGAACCAAAAGGGAATGGAAACGGACAGGAATAGTAAAAGGTTCTTATATAATGACTTTTTATAATGAGAAAGGGCAGTATGATGCAGAAAAATTCGTGAGGAAACTTAAGAAAATTGTAAATCCGCAGGAACCTTTCGGGATAATATGTAATTCCGGCAACAGAACTGCCAGAGTGGTCAAATTTCTCAGACAGGCTGGTTTCTCCCAAGCTATAGACCTAAAGGGCGGAGTTATAGCGGCAGCCAGACACAATGTTCCGTTTGAGAGATATACAAACTAA
- a CDS encoding diguanylate cyclase — translation MFKNLDFLQTGNVRVLVIDGSQSELKKMSDILSANGYEPSTSCSGERGIMTARQILPDIILLEADLPDISGYEVCKRLKSQPQTEDVPVIFITADTEKDDVLQGFNAGATDYIIKPYVDDVMIARVSAHSKLAVKSRQEKMLSEMIDKYVLEIIIDTSGIIKYISSAFARLTGYEPDELIGKSFDMLKHPEAFRSAMPDILDSVKNKYTYYKEIDIVAKNGDRCVLNTFAEPLMERRGNVTGAQCFMVDVTSKKELELIAVTDKLTRLHNRQKLDQVMNYEMSQFQRYGTKFSVIIIDADDFKTVNNSHSYHIGDKILVKISGILLMNVRDSDTCGRWGGDEFLVILPKASEGDAVIVAEKLRKTIAERDYGIDNNVTVSIGVAEIEKGETVAKLVASAGKALYKAKKSGKNCIVAYSETDNPV, via the coding sequence TTGTTCAAGAATCTGGATTTTCTACAAACAGGTAATGTCAGAGTTCTGGTTATCGATGGTTCACAGAGTGAGCTTAAAAAGATGTCTGATATCCTCAGTGCCAACGGCTATGAGCCCTCTACTTCATGCAGTGGAGAGAGAGGCATCATGACAGCCAGACAGATTCTGCCGGATATAATACTGCTGGAAGCTGATTTGCCGGATATAAGTGGATATGAAGTTTGTAAGAGGCTTAAAAGTCAGCCTCAGACAGAAGATGTTCCTGTTATTTTCATTACGGCTGATACAGAAAAAGATGATGTCCTGCAAGGTTTTAATGCAGGAGCAACGGACTATATTATAAAACCCTATGTTGATGACGTGATGATTGCGAGGGTTTCCGCTCATTCGAAACTGGCGGTTAAAAGCCGGCAGGAGAAGATGCTTTCTGAGATGATAGATAAATATGTACTTGAAATCATTATCGATACGAGCGGTATTATTAAATATATAAGCAGTGCATTTGCCCGACTTACAGGGTATGAGCCGGATGAGCTGATTGGTAAAAGTTTTGATATGCTGAAACATCCAGAGGCATTCCGCTCTGCCATGCCGGACATTCTTGATTCCGTTAAGAATAAATATACTTATTATAAAGAGATTGATATCGTTGCTAAAAATGGCGACAGGTGTGTGCTGAACACATTTGCAGAGCCTCTTATGGAGCGCAGAGGCAATGTCACAGGCGCCCAGTGCTTTATGGTGGATGTTACAAGTAAAAAAGAACTGGAACTCATTGCTGTCACAGATAAACTCACAAGACTGCATAACAGGCAGAAACTTGATCAGGTTATGAACTATGAAATGAGCCAGTTTCAGCGGTATGGAACAAAATTCTCTGTGATAATTATAGATGCAGATGATTTTAAGACAGTTAATAATTCTCATAGCTATCATATAGGCGACAAAATACTTGTAAAAATATCCGGTATTCTGCTTATGAATGTCAGAGATAGTGACACCTGCGGCAGGTGGGGCGGTGATGAGTTTCTTGTTATCCTCCCGAAAGCATCCGAAGGTGATGCTGTTATAGTGGCTGAAAAGCTGCGTAAAACCATCGCTGAAAGAGACTACGGCATAGATAATAATGTTACTGTCAGCATAGGTGTTGCAGAGATTGAGAAAGGCGAGACTGTAGCAAAGCTTGTTGCCTCTGCCGGTAAAGCGCTTTATAAAGCAAAAAAATCCGGCAAAAACTGTATTGTTGCTTATTCGGAGACTGATAACCCTGTTTGA
- the tpx gene encoding thiol peroxidase: MERKGAVTMKGNPLTLVGSELKVGDKAPDFTVVDQGLKPVKLSDYAGKTVVISVTPSIDTPVCDFQLRKMNADVAGKEGMAVMNISMDLPFAIKKFCAVAEIENALALSDHKDASFGEAYGVLIKELRLLARAIFVVDAGGKISYVEVVPEATDNPDYTKLMSFLG; encoded by the coding sequence ATGGAAAGAAAAGGCGCAGTTACTATGAAAGGAAATCCTTTAACACTTGTTGGCTCTGAGCTTAAAGTTGGCGATAAAGCGCCTGATTTTACTGTTGTGGATCAGGGACTAAAACCTGTAAAGCTTTCTGACTATGCAGGCAAAACTGTTGTTATCAGCGTTACACCGTCAATTGATACTCCGGTTTGTGATTTTCAGCTTAGAAAGATGAATGCGGATGTGGCAGGGAAAGAAGGGATGGCTGTAATGAATATCAGCATGGATCTTCCTTTTGCTATTAAAAAGTTTTGTGCTGTTGCAGAAATAGAAAATGCACTTGCTCTCAGCGACCATAAAGATGCTTCTTTCGGCGAGGCATACGGTGTGCTTATTAAAGAGCTTAGACTGCTTGCCAGAGCGATTTTTGTTGTGGATGCAGGTGGGAAAATATCCTACGTTGAGGTTGTTCCTGAAGCTACTGATAACCCTGACTATACAAAGCTTATGAGTTTTCTCGGATAA